One part of the Terrimicrobium sacchariphilum genome encodes these proteins:
- a CDS encoding LacI family DNA-binding transcriptional regulator has protein sequence MSHPTYRQIAEIAKVSIFSVSCALRNRPGVSQEVRKRITEVARTLGYKPNPMVTALMTGHRRSNARRRMRAIIACLTDRKTRRNRGLISTNRESYQGYRDTLDEAGFSIDEFLIEDYFDNPRKLFTALTARRVPGIIIQAGVIPPWDAALWKNYAMASVGNRQLNVPCHFAGTDHYRNAWLAMTQLAALGYRRIGLAMSRADWIATVDYRALSACLGWSLQGGLAIIPPHWTETWDRTRFLQWVEKQRPDAVLAAEHEPLIYLQEAGVKIPGEIGFAHLGLDSTWTNLAGIRQNNFEVGQAAAKLVIDQINRNEYGVPEHPCSVQISGTWFAGPSATPQESTQPSSPGENHRSKPRRAARKSLGEHRAKRRKTREK, from the coding sequence ATGAGCCACCCCACTTACCGTCAGATCGCAGAGATCGCCAAGGTCAGTATCTTTTCTGTAAGTTGCGCGCTGCGGAATCGTCCGGGAGTCTCGCAAGAAGTACGCAAGCGTATCACCGAGGTGGCAAGGACACTGGGCTATAAGCCCAACCCGATGGTCACGGCCTTGATGACAGGCCATCGCCGCAGCAACGCGCGCCGCCGGATGCGGGCGATAATCGCCTGCCTCACCGATCGCAAAACCCGACGGAATCGGGGCCTAATCTCCACCAATCGGGAGTCCTACCAGGGATATCGCGATACGCTCGATGAGGCGGGATTCAGCATCGATGAGTTTCTCATCGAGGACTACTTCGACAACCCGCGGAAGCTGTTTACCGCGCTGACCGCCAGGAGAGTGCCAGGGATCATCATTCAGGCCGGAGTGATTCCGCCCTGGGATGCCGCCTTATGGAAAAACTACGCAATGGCATCGGTCGGCAACCGGCAGCTGAATGTCCCCTGTCATTTTGCAGGGACCGACCACTACCGAAACGCCTGGCTGGCAATGACCCAGCTCGCAGCGCTGGGATATCGCCGCATCGGCCTCGCCATGAGCCGTGCCGACTGGATCGCCACGGTCGACTATCGCGCTCTCTCGGCATGTCTCGGCTGGAGCTTGCAGGGAGGCCTGGCCATCATCCCTCCGCACTGGACGGAAACCTGGGATCGCACGAGATTCCTGCAATGGGTCGAGAAACAGCGACCCGACGCCGTGCTGGCGGCTGAGCATGAGCCGCTCATTTACCTACAGGAGGCAGGAGTGAAGATCCCGGGCGAGATCGGCTTCGCGCATCTCGGCCTGGACTCAACCTGGACCAATCTCGCGGGGATCCGGCAAAACAACTTTGAAGTCGGGCAGGCCGCAGCCAAACTCGTCATCGATCAAATCAACCGCAACGAGTATGGCGTGCCGGAACATCCCTGTTCGGTACAGATCAGCGGCACATGGTTTGCGGGTCCGAGCGCGACTCCGCAGGAAAGCACACAGCCTTCCTCGCCGGGTGAAAATCACCGGAGCAAACCTCGCCGCGCCGCCCGGAAATCCCTCGGCGAGCACAGGGCAAAGCGGCGGAAGACCCGCGAGAAATAG
- a CDS encoding LamG domain-containing protein gives MKLWISTILMLVSPVLANATMLYYLPFDQNGSASLANMGSVSGTATAVTGGGGGAAPTASTSVAPNLGSTYSERFTGSGVNAGTVVLPSSTTEFRLSSSSQKMTLSTWVYWNGALAAGQLSGVVNNYVSASNSGWGISITDVGEIRFNYGTGTSSTNRKSSTGAVVAGQWTLLTVTWDGSKANPLTFYANGLSLGSTATGASSLASNAEPIRLGVTTASTYNSLNGNMDDLAMWDTALGAGEVRALVTAPTLLNGYNAGVMNQLFLVAGGTSSSATIDALNWTQATGLNVSGRSLGDTWQSGGNYYMWLSGDALNAAGLVATSVPEPGTVVLLGLAAGVLLLRFSRRAKA, from the coding sequence ATGAAACTTTGGATTTCCACCATCCTAATGCTAGTGAGTCCCGTCCTGGCAAACGCGACGATGCTCTATTACCTGCCGTTTGATCAAAATGGCTCGGCCTCTCTGGCAAACATGGGTTCCGTCTCCGGCACGGCCACGGCAGTAACCGGCGGCGGAGGAGGCGCTGCGCCGACTGCCTCGACATCGGTCGCCCCGAATCTTGGCTCCACGTATTCGGAGCGATTCACAGGCTCTGGCGTCAATGCCGGAACCGTTGTGCTGCCGTCCAGCACCACCGAGTTTCGCCTGAGCTCCAGCAGCCAGAAGATGACCTTATCGACCTGGGTGTACTGGAACGGCGCTCTGGCTGCGGGGCAGCTCTCGGGGGTCGTGAACAACTATGTCTCGGCATCTAATAGCGGCTGGGGCATTTCCATCACCGATGTCGGGGAGATCCGTTTCAACTACGGCACGGGAACAAGCTCGACCAACCGCAAAAGCTCGACCGGCGCCGTGGTGGCCGGTCAGTGGACTTTGCTCACTGTGACGTGGGATGGCTCGAAGGCAAATCCGCTCACCTTCTATGCTAACGGTCTTTCTTTGGGGTCGACCGCAACCGGCGCGAGTTCTCTGGCCAGCAATGCCGAGCCGATCAGATTGGGCGTAACCACTGCCTCGACTTACAATTCGCTCAATGGCAACATGGATGATCTGGCCATGTGGGACACTGCTCTCGGTGCCGGCGAGGTTCGCGCTCTGGTGACCGCGCCGACTCTGCTGAACGGATATAATGCGGGCGTCATGAATCAGCTTTTCCTCGTGGCAGGCGGGACATCGTCGAGTGCCACGATCGATGCTCTCAACTGGACCCAGGCGACCGGGTTGAATGTTTCAGGCCGGTCCCTTGGCGATACGTGGCAGAGCGGTGGCAATTATTACATGTGGCTCTCGGGAGATGCTTTAAATGCCGCCGGCCTCGTTGCGACGAGCGTGCCCGAGCCCGGCACGGTGGTCCTGCTCGGTCTCGCGGCGGGCGTTCTGTTGCTGAGATTCAGCCGACGTGCGAAGGCTTGA
- a CDS encoding endo-1,3-alpha-glucanase family glycosylhydrolase produces the protein MKYKLVHLALAVFCAATLHSYAAEPVYQLRFDAGELKNTGSAGGEAQQAGILSLVDVVIDADLGIYAANLKMSANGSQGGALAFPESGSRLQLGGLSDELTLAMWVKWRGPHAHADKRHGLVSTMPAKKDAGWAFSILEDGRLQFNWVNEKGGSFRTSSASLAENQWTHVAMRWQGGEKSGGLEFFINGEPVGVNQKWTGGGPIKKSGLNLILGVMDEAAYLPLNGSLAEVNLFGSALSDENIRALAQAPRQSALPKEPARNVAKAARPPRMVFAHYMVALPTAGGDASVEDYKKEIQQAQALGIDGFALNSGGWTIEKKIPSYKERTSRIYEAAKQLGTGFKLFISADFATKLNFPEFADMVLSFRNHPNQLEVDGKPVISSYKGENIDLTRSARTAFTDENAIFLIPFLRSNPQAELPSQELVEGVFRANQDLDGFFDFGAAGSPQDLCAATKRMAGVWMGAGKVFMAPVTPYYRGRGKNFRMFESRGFEGMAMQWENAINLGVDWVEIVTWNDWAESSYIAQFGAPADTQFWDDHYGKMLSHRGFAEASKHYIKWFKDAKEPAISEDRFFYFYRLHPKSTPAPDGRFPRGVENAEDRIYATVFLKAPAVFTIECGDVSERFPLEAGVHHVSSAFAQGTPRFQVIRDDQVVLAKTAEMPISGDSAWGNFNYFSSSSL, from the coding sequence ATGAAGTATAAACTTGTCCATCTCGCCCTTGCCGTATTTTGTGCGGCGACCCTGCACTCTTATGCAGCGGAGCCTGTCTATCAACTCCGGTTCGACGCCGGTGAACTCAAGAACACTGGCTCGGCTGGCGGCGAGGCCCAGCAGGCCGGCATCCTTTCGCTGGTCGATGTCGTGATCGATGCGGACCTGGGTATCTATGCGGCAAATCTGAAAATGTCGGCCAATGGTAGCCAGGGAGGCGCTTTGGCCTTTCCAGAGAGCGGCTCGCGACTCCAACTCGGCGGCTTGAGTGACGAACTCACCCTCGCCATGTGGGTGAAGTGGCGCGGACCTCACGCTCATGCCGATAAACGTCACGGACTCGTCAGCACCATGCCTGCCAAGAAGGACGCGGGCTGGGCGTTCTCGATTCTCGAGGACGGACGGCTTCAGTTCAACTGGGTCAACGAAAAGGGGGGCAGTTTCCGCACGTCGAGTGCGAGTCTGGCCGAGAACCAGTGGACGCATGTCGCCATGCGGTGGCAGGGTGGGGAGAAATCGGGCGGACTGGAGTTTTTCATCAATGGCGAGCCTGTGGGGGTGAATCAGAAATGGACGGGAGGCGGTCCGATCAAGAAGAGCGGGCTCAATCTTATCCTTGGGGTGATGGACGAGGCCGCCTATCTGCCCCTCAATGGCTCGCTCGCCGAGGTCAATCTTTTCGGGAGTGCTCTTTCCGATGAGAATATCCGGGCTTTGGCTCAGGCCCCCCGCCAATCCGCCCTTCCCAAAGAGCCTGCTCGCAACGTAGCGAAGGCCGCCCGCCCGCCGCGCATGGTCTTTGCGCACTACATGGTGGCATTGCCTACGGCGGGAGGCGACGCCAGCGTCGAGGATTACAAAAAGGAGATTCAACAGGCGCAGGCACTGGGCATCGACGGCTTTGCTTTGAACTCCGGTGGCTGGACGATTGAGAAAAAGATCCCCTCCTACAAGGAGCGCACCAGCCGCATCTATGAGGCAGCTAAGCAACTCGGCACGGGATTCAAGCTTTTCATCTCGGCTGATTTTGCCACCAAGCTGAACTTCCCAGAGTTCGCGGACATGGTTCTGTCATTTCGCAATCATCCCAATCAGCTCGAGGTGGATGGCAAGCCCGTCATTTCGAGCTACAAGGGGGAGAATATCGACCTGACCCGCAGTGCTCGCACGGCCTTCACCGACGAGAATGCGATTTTCCTCATTCCATTTTTGCGCTCGAACCCCCAGGCCGAGCTTCCTTCCCAGGAACTGGTGGAAGGAGTGTTTCGCGCCAATCAGGACCTCGATGGATTTTTTGATTTTGGTGCGGCGGGAAGCCCTCAGGATCTCTGTGCCGCGACGAAGCGCATGGCAGGTGTGTGGATGGGCGCGGGCAAGGTCTTCATGGCCCCCGTCACTCCCTACTATCGCGGACGGGGAAAGAATTTCCGGATGTTTGAAAGCCGTGGCTTCGAGGGCATGGCCATGCAGTGGGAGAATGCGATCAATCTCGGGGTGGACTGGGTTGAAATCGTCACCTGGAACGATTGGGCGGAGTCCAGCTACATCGCCCAGTTTGGCGCCCCGGCGGATACTCAGTTCTGGGACGATCATTATGGAAAGATGCTTTCGCATCGCGGGTTTGCCGAGGCGAGCAAGCACTACATCAAGTGGTTCAAGGACGCGAAGGAACCCGCGATCTCAGAGGATCGGTTTTTCTACTTCTATCGCCTCCATCCGAAGTCGACTCCGGCACCGGACGGTCGATTCCCTCGCGGTGTCGAGAATGCGGAGGATCGCATCTACGCCACCGTGTTTCTCAAAGCGCCAGCCGTCTTCACGATAGAGTGCGGCGATGTCTCCGAGAGATTCCCGCTGGAGGCGGGTGTGCATCACGTGTCCAGCGCCTTTGCTCAGGGGACGCCCCGGTTTCAGGTCATCCGCGATGACCAGGTCGTCCTGGCCAAAACGGCCGAGATGCCCATCAGCGGCGACTCCGCCTGGGGAAACTTTAACTATTTTTCCTCGTCCAGTTTATAA
- a CDS encoding type II secretion system protein, with product MLSSRPSRVSQGFSLMEILTAVAIVAICSAMIFPYVGKLRDKAISARCVANLRSSHVALSAFAADAGSWPSVNMNHETNPTGEGTQLWFVPLIRDQYVDTSAVRIGGVNCLQAASLLCPGNKILKKEPYPWTSAPYPVYPSYAMNVYWGERTVSPLRVPIGAVVNGGAILLIDSTVNGSRSIYATDPTHLQWDSANCKIPKDIHPDGAHALLANGSVISVSPATHPDIQDPRYWNPRYQR from the coding sequence ATGCTCTCCTCCAGGCCATCACGAGTGTCACAGGGATTCTCCTTGATGGAGATCCTGACGGCGGTTGCGATCGTTGCGATCTGTTCGGCGATGATCTTTCCCTACGTGGGGAAACTCCGAGACAAAGCAATCTCGGCGCGATGTGTGGCCAACCTGCGCTCCAGTCACGTGGCGCTCAGCGCCTTTGCCGCAGACGCCGGGAGCTGGCCGTCCGTGAACATGAACCACGAGACGAACCCGACCGGGGAGGGCACCCAGCTCTGGTTCGTTCCCCTCATACGCGACCAGTATGTCGATACCTCGGCGGTCCGGATCGGCGGGGTGAATTGCCTGCAGGCCGCCTCGCTTCTCTGCCCCGGCAACAAGATACTGAAGAAGGAACCCTATCCCTGGACCAGTGCGCCTTATCCTGTCTACCCCAGCTACGCGATGAATGTTTACTGGGGAGAGCGGACAGTCTCTCCGCTGCGGGTTCCCATCGGGGCCGTGGTCAATGGAGGTGCCATTCTTTTGATCGATAGCACGGTCAATGGGAGCCGCTCGATCTATGCCACTGACCCCACTCATTTGCAGTGGGACTCTGCGAATTGCAAGATCCCCAAGGATATTCATCCGGATGGGGCTCATGCCCTTCTCGCCAATGGAAGCGTGATATCCGTGAGTCCGGCGACTCATCCCGACATCCAGGACCCCAGGTACTGGAACCCAAGATACCAGAGATAA